A genomic segment from Bacillus sp. B-jedd encodes:
- a CDS encoding heme biosynthesis protein HemY, translating into MNVKINRNAAKVLKEMLSHESAEGKMFRVIITHMHGDHAHYDLVLDTPKEHDEVVHTDKGIDVIVDSREEYLDGVWIQYFYVPQEEFVITNPSKGGHHHH; encoded by the coding sequence ATGAATGTTAAAATTAACCGAAATGCAGCAAAAGTTTTGAAGGAAATGCTCTCGCACGAGTCTGCGGAAGGAAAGATGTTCAGGGTGATCATCACTCATATGCACGGCGACCATGCCCACTATGATCTCGTCCTCGATACCCCGAAAGAGCATGATGAAGTCGTACACACCGACAAAGGAATCGACGTTATCGTTGATTCCCGGGAGGAGTATCTTGATGGTGTCTGGATCCAATATTTTTATGTCCCGCAGGAGGAATTTGTAATTACGAATCCATCTAAGGGCGGCCATCATCATCATTAA